A DNA window from Acropora palmata chromosome 12, jaAcrPala1.3, whole genome shotgun sequence contains the following coding sequences:
- the LOC141859351 gene encoding proton-coupled zinc antiporter SLC30A2-like, with protein sequence MKKAKDGAVRRLRIACVVCLFFMILEFVGGYLSNSLAIVTDAAHLLSDFAGFMISLFALWMATKPATTTLSFGWHRAEVMGAVVSVLFIWVLTGVLVYLAIQRIINKQYEINALVMLLTATAGLIINVILGIILHQRGHGHSHGIPEKKDKSKKPQASPSSFIIVEEEEENVNVRAAFIHVLGDFLQSVGVFVAALFIWFKPSWAIADPICTFVFSIIVLGTTLAILQDALIVLMEGVPRGFSFNTLKESLLEIPGVLAVHDLHVWSLTVGTTAIAVHLVIDDSCSSQMALEEASRICSQEFDIQHSTIQVETSSEKTAECLQCEEPTT encoded by the exons atgaagaaagcaaaagatgGAGCGGTCCGGCGGCTCAGGATTGCATGCGttgtttgcttattttttatgatactcGAATTTGTAG GTGGATATCTTTCTAACAGCCTCGCTATCGTGACAGATGCTGCTCACTTGCTCTCAGATTTCGCGGGCTTCATGATTTCGCTTTTCGCACTTTGGATGGCGACAAAGCCCGCCACCACAACCCTATCGTTCGGATGGCATCGTGCAG AGGTTATGGGAGCTGTGGTGTCGGTTCTTTTTATCTGGGTCCTCACGGGCGTCTTGGTGTATTTGGCGATTCAGAGAATCATCAACAAGCAATACGAAATAAATGCACTTGTTATGTTGCTTACGGCGACTGCTGGACTTATCATTAACGTCAT ATTAGGAATTATACTTCACCAGAGAGGACATGGCCACAGCCATGGGATACCTGAAAAAAAGGATAAATCCAAGAAGCCGCAAGCTTCCCCTTCAAGTTTTATCATTGtcgaagaggaagaagaaaatgtCAACGTTCGAGCTGCCTTCATTCACGTATTGGGTGACTTCCTTCAAAGCGTTGGTGTTTTCGTTGCTGCTCTTTTTATTTGGTTCAAG cCTTCCTGGGCAATTGCAGATCCAATATGTACGTTTGTATTTTCCATAATTGTGCTGGGGACCACGTTAGCTATTTTACAAGATGCCTTAATCGTTCTTATGGAAG GAGTTCCTAGAGGTTTTAGCTTTAATACACTCAAGGAAAGTCTACTTGAAATTCCTGGGGTACTGGCTGTTCATGACTTACACGTGTGGTCGCTGACTGTCGGGACAACGGCCATTGCCGTTCATCTCGTTATTG ACGACAGCTGTAGCTCTCAAATGGCATTAGAGGAAGCATCGAGAATTTGCAGTCAGGAATTTGATATTCAACACAGTACAATCCAAGTCGAGACATCAAGCGAAAAAACAGCAGAGTGTCTACAATGCGAAGAGCCTACAACATAA